TTCAAACCTTCCTTTTCTTGCAAAGATATTAGAAAGGGTAGTTGCAAATCAACTGCATAACAACATCTATGAAAAAATTCTGTCTGGTTTTCACCATGCACATACTGGGACAGTTCTGAGACAGCTCTTGTTAGATAATTAAATGATCTATTAATTTTCACTGACTCTGGTTATTTatcagttttaattttatttgatcTAAGCGCTGCTTTTGATACAGTGGATCACTCTATCTTAATTAATCACCTGCAAAATGTTGTGGGTGTGTCTGGAGTTGTTTTTATCTTAGTTCAAGTCTTATCTTTCCGATAGGTCTCAATTTGTTTTAATTgggaatgaaaaatctgcattgTCTGAATTAgtttgtggtgttccacagggctctattttaggtcctttattattttccattcataTGCTCCCTCTGGGTGATATTATAAGCAAACATGGAGTAAATTTCcatttttatgcagatgacacccagctgtatttATCTCTAAATCCTGGTGATGCCTCTTTTGGGACCAATATAGTATCTTGTCTTACTGACATTAAGGGCTGGAAGTCTCTGAATTTCTTAATGTTGAATGCAGAAAAAACAGAGGTTTTGTTAGTGGGTTCATCAAACCAGCTAGATAAGCCTGAATCATTTGGTCTGGATTTCAGCAGACTGAACCTGTACTAGAAATGATACATTTAAGTGTGATCTTCGACCCTATTCTTTTATTTGAGAAACTATCAAAAAGATTGCAAAATcgtctttttatcatttgagaaatattgcaAAGCTTAGACCTATAATCTCTACATCTGACGCTGAAAGACTAGTATCTGCCTTTGTATCCTCCAGAATTGATTATCGTAATGCGTTATTTTCTGGCATCCCAAAATGTTTATTgtctcgtttgcaactggttcaaaatgctgctgctagaatcaggactaaaaccagaaaaagagaACATCTCACCCCAGTGTTAGCttctttgcattggcttcctgtacattttagagttgattttaaaatactgttattaatTTATAAGGCACTAAATAATTGGGCACCAACATATTTAGGAGAACTGCTTACCCCATATATCCCCAATCGTAACCTTAGATCCCTGAATATGGGATTGCTGGTAATCCCTAAAATAAATTATGTTAAatgggaggaagggctttttgttATAGAGCCCCCAAACTTTGGAATGAGCTGCCAACACATGTGAGGGAAGCTGAGACtctatctgtttttaaaacaagactaaaaacatatttgtttgagatGGCatttctataatatatatatgtatatgtatgtatatatctgttttagtttgtattgttatatctgtttgcattttatttgcattatatatatatatatatatatatatatatatatatatatatatatatatatatatatatatatatatatatatataatttagttactgctgtttacattttatatttcttaaacttttttcaatcgaacatgtttgtttgtttgttttgtttttataaatgtgattatttttgtcctgtaaagtgcTCTGAGATACATTTGTATGaagggcactatataaataaactttaatttgatttgatttgatttgatgcCCCTGTGGGCCTCCAGCTGTGGCAGAGAGATTGTTTTTCAGAAGGCAGACTGGCTGGTTGTGCAGGAGGAGCGAGAACGTcagaggagagagcacagcgAGCGTGCAAACCTGAGTGGACATGATGCAACTTCGAATCGATGAATTGAAGTTTGATATCGGTCGCTGCATTGTGTAAGCCATCTTATGCCTAAACAAGGAAAGACTGAAATCCTGGCTGTTGTGGAAAACAGACCATCTGCTCACACAGGGGGAGTGAGCAGATGGACCGATGGCAGCGGTCATGCAATCCTGAGCGGGCGTGAGGAGACCGAGAAGGAATGAACCATCCAATACCAGATCGCTAAATTACACAAACAAATACGTGAACAAGGAATTTTGCATGAACAAGGAAAGGCAGAATTAAATCCTGTTTGAAGGGCACAGGGCAGACAAACCCTGCCTGCACAAATGCGTTCTGGTGACATTGATTTTTTAGTACGGAACATATTAACAATGCAATTTGTAACACCCAGTATAGACTGGACTTGTATCACACATGCAACAATGTTACATGTATGTACTGTAGCATAGCCTACTAATGATAACATCATTTGAGTGCAGTGTGATATTGCCAGACATTAGATTTTGcttaaaaaatacttttcttttgtactgtacaatataatggAACTGTATACATTAGGTTCCTAAGCTGAAAGACAACCTTCTGCTGTTCTagtattgttgctgaatagttgatTGTAAAGGCTTAACAGCATAGGCACTGGGTTAAGGGGCAGATTCCTCTATACTTtaagaaaaatacattgaaaagaatctctttaaaacctttttttttttacacaacttttCTTTATGTCCTGGGCAGCTACATGATTGATAGACAGCCAAGAGTGACAGGCAGCTTGCACAGAGGAGTGCCAGATGGAGGATGTTTGTACTGTGAGGTCCGGACTTCCTGCAAGGGCGGGACTTCTGGTGGTTGCAATGCCTTAATAACATGAAGACATACACAGTGTCTATGACTGTATGTATCCATGTCTTGAAACAATAGAACGTTTATCAAGAATATTATTTCTGTTTACGCTCAGCAAGCATTTTTTCTTACTTACAATTTCGGGCTGGGTCGCGTCAACAGCAgggagctgaggagagagagcCAAAGAGAATGTGAAGATTTGCTGCTGGACTGTAGGCGGGCAAAATCCAGGTTTAGAAATGTGTTCAGGTGGCGCATGATCTGCAGATTATCCAGGAAGAGAAATGTAGTCACCATGGGGGAATGCGATTCTACATGGTAAATGCAGTCACCATGGGGGAATACGATTATACATGGTAAATGCAGTCAACCATGGGGGAATGCGATTATACATGGTAAATGCAGTCACCATGGGAGAATGAGATTCTACATGGTAAATGCAGTCAACCATTGGGGAATGTGATTATACATGGTAAATGCAGTCACCATGGGAGAATGAGATTCTACATGGTAAATGCAGTCAACCATTGGGGAATGCGATTCTACATGGTAAATGCAGTCACCATGGGGGAATTCGATTCTACATGGTAAATGCAGTCACCATTATTTTTCAAAGAATCTTCAGAATCTTGTCATTGGGTCAGTCTTTAAAGAACGCAGAGCTGGAAAAGCTCTTCTTTCAAACaaactcaaataaaacaaactaggAGGAACTGCCCCAAATAAAATTCTCAAAGTGGCAAAATGTATATGTTGCAGATCGGTGATAGTCTGGACACAGTAACACTTTACTGACAACACATTCCTCATTTTCtctattaatattaaaattaattcatGTCTTTGCTGGCTCTAAAATAAAGAATGACTTTAAAGCCAGGTAAAACATatctcttaataaataatttaccaatatttataacaaacatgattgGAAGAACATATCGCTACAAGCGATTTTAGAAAAAAGCTAACCTGAGGGTCATTCTCCTGCACTGAAgaggtggcagtatttgaatgacaggttactGCTGTTGCAGTGAGCAGGTACATCTTGATTCCAgcagtcttttgaaaacaagtctgCCTTATTTTTAAGTAGCAGTTTGATGATTCGCTCAGGTAACCCAGCGTGAGACAGGTTTTTCCAAAATGGGAAGAGTAGAGAATggcaaaacacagcatgaaagATTTTTCAGGGCAGGTAAAattgtttataattgaaaaataataacGCATGTGCTATACTAGGAAGGTTAACCTATGATACTAGATCTTTAAATCATCAAAGATTTATTTTCCTCTCACCTACAGAGTCAAAATCCACAACAACCATGGCACCGCATGATCACACTTGCCCACACAACAATTATAGCTGAACAAGGAACCCTTTCCCTACTCATGGGGTTGTCATGAACCCCTGCTCCAGCCACTCTCCTGGGGAAACCAGGACATGTGCTGGGTATTGTTACACAACCATCTTTCATACTTCTAACAGGTTTAAGGACGTGTGCTATGTTGTCGGTCATATTGATCCGGTGCAAATATCAGACAAATTGAAACAGCCTTGAATAGATCAAACATCTTTTCTTTGTATAgcttttaatcttttttaaatattataaatgaATGTAAACTCTCATTATAATAAGCTCAAAGATATATTTAATTACAGAAACCAAAGTTGTATTGTATCTTAATATTTGGAGAAGGGAATGAACGAAGCTTGAGCATAGTGCAGAATTTCAAGtatgtaaagcatttttttttcatgaagtatgtACTTATTATAACTATGGTACATTCATTTTCATTAGCATTTCTTTATAAATGTCCCAATAAATGTGGATATATACAAAATTAGCACATAAAGTGTTatttgtaacaaaacaaaacataatatctGTCCAGGATGAATGATCTGTAAATGCAGGACAGAGCTGTGAGGTCACAGCACACATGATGGATAAGTAGACGAAATGGcatcttgcatgttttttgcccatGCCAGTTGCTGCAGGCAGAGATGCACTGGCTCCTTCTGCCTGAACATTGTGGATAAGAGCAATTGCTGCAGGAGCTCTAGGCAATCCTAATCTTCTTTGAATGAGGGCTGTCACTAGTGCCTTGTCCAACATCTCCAGGGAAATCAGGGAAAGCATCTTCAGATTCATCAGAGAATGATTAATTGTAATCAGGATCATATCATTATTGGTCCAGTTTCGTCCACTTCCTCTTCCACTTCACTGTCTCTGTTAAAATGTCTTTGTACTTGCAACTGCTAATTGTTTAACCTCTTTATCAGAGAGCTGCTGTTACATGCAGAGATTAGCATCTACTAGATATGAGCAACCatttcatcatcatcaacattcatcatcatcatcatcagaatactaataataataaacaccaagtgaaagcattttattttcttcacgCATACAAAGCTACATATATAAATACCTCAGCATTATGTTTGTATACAAGATCAGTTATCAGataaaaataaacatctgaatgtttttatttcataaGTTTGTGACCAACCTAGGAAATGTTCTAAAATATTATAGGGGGACAAAAAGTCAAATTTAAGGTCAATGAAAACCAGTGTCGGGTCAAATAGACCCGAAACATAGTAGTAGAGGTAATGGAGTCTATTATTCCATCACATTGTGCTCTCTGGTAAAGTTTAGTGCAGAAATCATCAGTCATAAAAGAGACACATGCTTTATCTCAATGTACCAgtgtcaaaaatgtatttatattggaCAAAAGCTCTCCTGAACTAATTCATTGTGTTTATCAAACAGATATTAATGGTTTGGTCCACTCAATGTTTAATAAGACATACAATAAATTAATTTAGGATTAATAATGATATAAATACAAAAGCTGCTCACTTCCCTCATTATTGGTCTAAAGCTATAGCtgcacacgtttttttttttctcttgtaatAAAAGTGCTGCCAGGTTTGACAGTTACACGGATCTGCTACCTCAGTTCAGAACCAGGCTGCTCGGCCTTGATTGACAGCAGGACGGGGTGTGTAAAAACAGGGAGCCACAGGCACGGGAACTAAGGTTGCAGGGCTGAGCAAACGAGCATGTGGAAACGTGGCCAAAGGTTCACTTATGACGTAAACAGATGGATTCAAGCCCTGGAAGGAGGTGAAGCTAGTGAACTACCCCACTGTTCAGTATGCACCACTTAGCCCCCCAATAATTAGCTTTTTAACCCCCAATTAACTATGCCTTGTTTATCATTTGTTGCCAGTTCCCTTTGTCTTCACTTGTCAGTTTTAATTATTCTTGAAATAAAGCTCAAGTCCCAACACTGTGTCAAAACTTAATTGCCTGAAGGCAGTCTTATATATGCAAAATGATCCTGCTCTCTGTGGGCAGATTCGTCACAAGTCAGCTATGGGATTATTACAATGCCGTAGCAATATGGAAGCAGGATTCATTAAAAACAGGtgcttctctgtgtgtttgtccTTCAGTAAGCAGTCTGACTTTTCCTATAATGTATTGTTCTAGAATATTCTAAACATAGATATCCAAGACTGGGCATTCAGAACTCACTGAGCAAGCATGTTTAAATGTTGGACCTACATGAAGGTCACTTAAAGCCTACCAAATGACCTGAAAGATCAATTTGACCAATGGAGTATTCGTGCTGAGTTTCATTTAATCTATCTCCAGCAATTGAAGGACAATTTCTTCCCCAGTAACTTTGCAGAGGATTTAAAAGGCATTATCACATTTGTGCCTGTTCTGATTCAATTTAAAGCTATATCAGCTCCCTTTACATTTAGATCACCCTTGGTCAGAGAATCGTCAGAGAAGCTGCCAGTTTGTGTTTTAAACCATAATTTGCACTGCCAACCTGGGGTTATAAAAACACATATcatagcaaacatttattttaaagtgattgCTGCatacaaaattaatttaattttaaaacatgctatctggtGCAACATTGTCCTAAAGAAATCAGATTTCAGATAGTCTTGTACTACTTTCCTCATGTCAACTGAACAGTGAAATTATCCCCATCCTTTCAGGGCCTTCTtttctgtcagtaaccaaccagctgcttcccctaatgactggcatactttgcagccagtaagatggtTCACCACGAGGACTGTGCTGAGGTGAACTGTCAGGGAGAATGGATTTCCTGGAGAGCAAGGCAAGCGAAataagaactttctttaacctagtatagtaccagatgtcatgttttaaaatgaaaatacatgcggGCCATATCATGTTTCATTCTAAACTGCATGACAGGAAAGATTTATGcaaatattttgttagctaccgTACTGCcactttaaaacatatattgaGACAGTACTTTTAATTACTCAAGAACTGTTCATCTGCTTGGGCTTCCTGATGTCATTCAGCTGCATCTCTGCATGTTCTTGGCTCATACAAGACAGTCCACTCTAAATGGGGAAGGGTCTCCATTGTActtattttcattacaaaaacTCAAGTTCCCAGGCTGCCCTTgcccttctgatatattcccttggtattaactctttcaacaccaagacctgtatacaggtctaagAATATATTCTAGTACAGGACAGTAGTAACGAATCTGATATACTAATATGTGTGTCTATACCCAAGACATTGAAACTGTTGAATTGCTTATCCTagggtagtctttctgtaaagtgcCTTCATACTGAAAGAGATCAGCGGCTGCCCCTAATGACTGACAGGATTAGAATCGAGTCATTGCAGCCTTTTGCCACCAGGTGAACTTTACATCCTGTTTGATCACAAAAAGGATAAATATGATGTCTCAAATTCCTATTGCTGCCCAATATTGGAGTCAATGGCagggtttacatgcagtttagaaactccaaattctctctccattgagGAAGTGCACAGCCAAAACATTGTATGActtaaaagggtgggtaaatcaccTTCCCAcacgaaaaaataaaaacaaaaaactgctcaAATTCACAGCTGATTTAATGGAAACATGTCTGAAAGCTGTACCTTATGttcacaagacttcagcagtgaatatactgtttgtgacgtaaccttgtGCAATTTTCTACTATAACTAAGGCcgtaccaagcaattctttacgaataactgagatctgctggaagcaGCTCTGGCAAGCTTtttttgaccaaataggaaataATAAGCATACCATacttcattcagtattttttgaagtgacaccatttattaacgtttcaaattattgccatttgactcataaaatgatactgctttatagtttagttgttttatatgcaaggttataaaagaaaatatggaaggtactacaaattaaaaaatgcagccttgtaataaataaataaataaataaataaataacgaagccctttgcaaagcacagaaagatatctgattgctttaagcctagacttttctgtcctaaccttaagtagcatctatcatgggtacctaccaaggacaaaaaagatttgttttagaagaatgaaaaagaaaaaggttccACAAATGTACTCCAAAAGACAACATCAGTTTGCTGCAAGATGTACAGATTTAGATTCACAAATAtggtggattagcatctactgagaaatgtgttgcaCTAGTATGGACTACCAGTATACTATATCCCCTAGAACAAAAAGGCACAGGTAGAAAATCCGGAACTGGGTACCTGTCGTGAAAAATACCTGGattttgatgatttaaaaaaaaagagaaaaatcacatatattaatgttttaagtgcacgGTACATACTTAAATACTacatagtacacatacattttggcccctcagatctgtagacttgtgtaacctttttcagtactggaaacatcgaaataataataataataataataataataataataataataataataataataataataataataatctcagtttaaatacagttattaatgttaaatgcgcttATGCTGTGGGATTCTTTGCTACATCTTTTGCCCattccgctgttgttgttgttgttgttaacatggtTGCTCTGTTCAGTTTTAAACTAATGCAGTCGTACAGCACCGCTACGTTATGGACTGTTGCAATAGCTACCGTAAATTGAGGCAGCTGGTTTTTGACGACAGTCATAAAAGAGTTAGTGGGACATATGTGTCTGTttggttgtaacaataaagtgTCGTTTctgatcactaaattctgtcttgtgaatacataacaatgaTATCCAAGCCGAGTGCCTTTACCCCTGGAAGTGTGGTTATTCTAGCACAGCCAACACTCTGGAGTGTtgtattgcgcttataaaatgggttactagtttttagaaataaagatagacacatttttatttaaaaatgaatataggtttattttttcctaaatatactactacgctaggaaaaatagttccaatgaatgtaatagttccaattaatttaatagataaacaaattatttttaataataaattaaataaattctaatacattaaataaattatcagaatattttcagtatttgtctcaTGAAGTTGACTCTACCAGGGAGTgtagttttctaaattaaatggctggttacacagttggacagtaggtggcactgtttggtgaGTAGGGGAGTTTGTTTCTTGTTTACGAGTTGACGACTGTACTCCAGAGAGGATGTAACTCCAGgacttcctgtctttctcagctggtgCCCAATAGCTTCTTAAACTACCTTATAAAATGGATTGGGAGATATTTGCGTCCTGAGTACTGATGACTtaagtttgtttaagtctgtttgggatacagcagggtgatgttgtgactttttgtctttttgttgtcgCGTGTTTTCAGGACAGAAGTAAAGacgctgtttgctgttttaaagtgggtATCTGAAATTATGTTTATAGATCATCTCACTGTGGGAGAATTTAAAAAACTATTCAGGCCAGCTCgcaagcttgtgtagctgctaactgaatactgtgtgccagctgatgttatcacttcagcaaagaaacttcttaaaactgtgtttattttagtcTTAGAATcagttttccagtccatattattttttgtttgtgctgaccaatcattatCAGCCAGTCAGgatgcagatatctcccaacccattttataaatatatatacacacacacatatatataaacagctTTTTGTTGAATAAAAATCGCATCAAAGGAAACTGCTAGGCTATcgttttcttaaagggaatgtctgGTGCTCCTGATTTGCTGGCAGCTTCTGACTCCCACTCTTTCTTCATTGGTCAGCGCTAACAGAATTCCTCCAGCGCCAGcccagctcaaactcccttcaaaatcacagcaTGAAGGAGACGGCTCAGTCCAGCCAAATTTAAAGCACTTTGGTCTTATGTTTGTGTGACCGCATTTCCTCAGAATCAGGCCTTACGAAGCTTAAACTATGGTACTGGAGCTTTAAGGAATGGCAGAGCACAAAAGGTATAAATAATGATTTCATTGGCTTTGTGGGTTGGATTTAATACATTGTATCTGCCATCTTGATCTAATAGTGAAGCCTGAAAGCTCATCTTACAATGTTAAAGTGATTGTGGCTAACCAAATAGtgacctgttgtgcacttccattagctacatactgttgttctcagatgtgcagtttgaaaagaaacacatgtttcaaTCAACATCTGGTACTTCATTAGGTTAAATAAAGTGTTTTGCTTCCATGCCTTTCTCTCAGGAAATCAATTGCCGTTCCAAGGCCATtacacctcagcagtgtcttcgggGGGGTCAATAGGAGAAAAGCTGGTTGGGTAATGATAAGAAAGATGCCATTGAAAGGGACAATtccaccctccaggtgaaatgaccaagtcAATGCAACTctttgaaagcatggcttgcaaatagAGATTTATTAACCTAGTTTACAACCAGATAACAATAAACAAgtttgtctttcaaaactgcacatttcagatctCCACATTGAATGGACGTGCACTTTAAAAGGTACTAACAGCTGTTTTAGTCTTTATTGATCCATACCATTGTCTGCTGTTGATAATACTTGACCTCCCCAAGGTTAACCAGTGAAACCTGTTCCATGAATCACAGGAAGGTTAAAGCTACTATACATGGATCTCtgttttttggtttgcttgtAAACAGCTGTTATAATtgggaaaagaagaaaaaaaaaacaatatccagGGATTCATATGAGTAAGTTTTTCGATTCAAGAGTAATGAGCTGGAGCTATTTTCCAAGACAACAGGGACAAATGTAACATTATTGCCCATTGTTTCCTGGAAACCCTTAAACTGTGACTACATGCTTTCATTTTAGTAATGCCTGTACTCACCAAGTACATGCAGTTATGTGCAGAGGGTAATGGAATTAGAATTCAAACCAATGTGTTCCAGCCTGACAAATCTCAATTAGTGACATCACTGGCTTTCCCAATCCCATCAGGGTGCTAGAAGGATGCTGTGATAAAAATATTGCATTAAAACAGGTCCCCTTTTctttcaaaacattttaattatatttgtaattCCCTGAGCCTCAGAATGATTTTAGGTAGTCAAATGATtttccatatattatttatttattaatgcattgATTTAATGATCTATGGATCTATACCATTTAATGTAATAAAGTTGTTTGTCCTTTCAGTTCTTCGTTTTCTGTTTGGCTGGGACATAGGGCAGCACTGTTTGGGTGCTTTTGTCTGCCACAGTTTGCGTACTGCTATTCCGCAGTTGTTTTTTCAGGGGGGCTGGGTTTGAACCCTGTTTAGCTGCTGCCCCAACTGGAGAGGAAGGGGCGTGACAGTTGAGAGTCTGGGTGGCAGAAGGCGGTGGTGAGGCTGGTGGTTGGCTGTGCTCACTGTCCGTCTCTGCTGTGGGCCCGCACTCAGGCTCTTCCTCGTCATCATCGCAGCAGAGGGCGTGGTAGAGGATTTTATCACTGAATCGCACCCGCTCGCGGGTCCCAGGTGTCCTGGAGTTCTTGTGGCTGTGAGTGGAGGCCTCCTCGCTGGAAGAATCTGGTGTGACAACCAAAGGCCCATTCGGGATAATACCGCCGTTCATCTGCGCATAGGCTGCCTGCTCTGCCCTCACCGTCGCCGTCGCCTTGGCAGCCGGCTTCTCTGCAGCCGTCGGGGGCGGGGTCTCCAGGAAGTTGCAGAATTCCCAGCTGTCAGAGAGAACATCCGGGGTGAGGAAGTCCAGCCGTCCGAACGCGTCTCCGAGCCCCCTCTCGCTGCTGGACGTGCTGCTCACTGTGGCCACCGTCCAGTCATCTGGCTCCAGTTCGAAATCAAAGTCTGACGTCAGCTTGTCTATTTGCCCCACCACctgagaggagagaaggagagagctgTGAGTGATAATCACGAAGGGCGTATTAGTCATGTGTCTTATACAACTCCAGGTACATAACTTGGTGACACTGGATCTGAAGGGGCATCATAAGGTGCCAAGTGCACTACTGTATGCAAATCAAGGTTAATCACTGGCAGGTTCAATGCTTCTTCTAAGGTGAGTTGAGAGTCATCCGCCACGTGGTAACTGCTCCAATAGCAAAAATGTTTATGGGAATCTGATTTAATCTCATTCATATCAATATATACATGGAATAATGCCCTATGTTGCTGCTGATTAATTAAAAGGAAGAATAAATACCCCAGCCAGCAATTCTGCATTGCACATTGATAATGGGGTGCAGAGGGGAAAGATAACATCCCTTGCATAAAACTAAAGGGGTGATAGTTATCTGTTTAGGGGTACCAAGACAGTATTAAATACGTAAAATGCAGAATACAATCTCCcttcattttgcttttttttaatgaacaacatTCAAGAGGCACAAATCATTTGTGAGATGGCTTGCACATTGAAATGTTGCATACTACAGGCAGAAAAAGTGATAAGATCAACAAGGATACCAAGACGTTTAGTAAGCAATCAAGGGGGCTGATTGGGGTGAAAGGGGTCGCAGGATTATATCTTAGTCCTTGAGTCTGACTGAAATCTGTCTGAGTGTGAAAAAACTCTCATTTTGACAGATTCACCTGCAAAGTATTCAAACTGCCTGGGGTCATGTCTAATCTGATCTGGAATTCAGAAGCAGAGAGGTAACTGTGTTTGGATATATTTACTATAAGTCCCAGTGTCAGTTTATTTAAACCCCCTGTCGACAGGCTTGAAGGCTAGTCCATTTAGGCTTCAGATCAGGTAGGATCCCCCTTGTCTATGCCTACAGAAAGCCAAGGTTCAGGGGGTATTCTGAACTGGTACCATTGAGCATTGATGAATCTCATTCACCATATCTCTGATGAGGTAATGAAGACGCAGAGGTTATTCATTTCTTAAAATTCCTTAAGATGTCatatctcatttacaagggggtcttCATGCTTCAGGACACAGTACATACACAATGACATTCACACTAAATCTGtacaacacacaaataaaatacaatgactacCACACTAAACTTAGTAGGTAAAAGGCTGTAAATAGCTGATGTTTGCACAGCGTAGAATCAAAGCA
The DNA window shown above is from Acipenser ruthenus chromosome 24, fAciRut3.2 maternal haplotype, whole genome shotgun sequence and carries:
- the LOC117429296 gene encoding inhibitory synaptic factor 1 isoform X1, which encodes MSISRAPARDSTETPGQRERIRSRMKMVIDQLEGILRELKEVARELREVVGQIDKLTSDFDFELEPDDWTVATVSSTSSSERGLGDAFGRLDFLTPDVLSDSWEFCNFLETPPPTAAEKPAAKATATVRAEQAAYAQMNGGIIPNGPLVVTPDSSSEEASTHSHKNSRTPGTRERVRFSDKILYHALCCDDDEEEPECGPTAETDSEHSQPPASPPPSATQTLNCHAPSSPVGAAAKQGSNPAPLKKQLRNSSTQTVADKSTQTVLPYVPAKQKTKN